In Crinalium epipsammum PCC 9333, the following are encoded in one genomic region:
- a CDS encoding hybrid sensor histidine kinase/response regulator yields MQEQAALLDIATDAIIVQNLDNDILFWNKSAERLYNWKVEEVLGQKIDNLLFPPNSSSMQTALKHLFEANEWQGELNQITKNNQKLIVESRWTLVRDAENQPNSILIVNTDITEKKKLELQFLRTQRLESLGTLAGGIAHDLNNVLAPILLAVEILRAKLQDERSLKLMSILETNVKRGSDLVKQVLSFARGIEGERTNIQLAHLISEIQKIATETFPKSINIRSNIQTNQLWIVSGDATQLHQIILNLCVNARDAMSDGGTLTISAQNIVLDNNSTILNPEAKVGRYILLTIADTGYGIEPEILDRIFEPFFTTKDIGKGTGLGLSTVLGIIKSHGGFINVSSQVGKGSEFQVYLPAIDITESKKAPENITPMLSGNGELILVVDDEPGICEFVCATLELYNYKVVTASDGIEAIAIYAQQKQDISAVLLDMMMPNMDGITTIRTFKRLNSQIKIIATSGFVGNDKIAELARTGVKTFLAKPYNTEQLLKMLHTLLN; encoded by the coding sequence ATTCAGGAACAAGCAGCATTACTAGATATAGCTACCGATGCAATTATTGTTCAAAATCTAGACAACGATATTTTATTTTGGAATAAAAGTGCTGAACGTTTATATAACTGGAAGGTAGAAGAAGTTTTAGGACAAAAAATAGATAATTTGCTATTTCCACCAAATTCATCCTCAATGCAAACAGCACTAAAACATCTTTTTGAGGCAAATGAATGGCAGGGTGAGTTAAACCAAATTACTAAAAATAATCAAAAATTGATTGTTGAAAGTCGTTGGACTTTAGTACGGGATGCCGAAAATCAACCAAATTCCATTTTAATTGTCAATACCGACATTACAGAAAAGAAAAAACTAGAGTTGCAATTTTTGAGAACACAACGGCTAGAGAGTTTAGGCACACTCGCGGGTGGAATTGCCCATGATTTAAATAATGTTTTAGCACCAATTTTGTTAGCAGTAGAAATTCTACGAGCAAAACTACAAGATGAACGCAGCCTCAAGTTAATGTCTATACTTGAAACAAATGTTAAACGGGGTTCTGATTTAGTTAAGCAGGTGCTATCATTTGCTAGAGGAATTGAGGGAGAACGTACTAATATTCAACTAGCACATTTAATTTCCGAAATTCAAAAAATTGCTACAGAAACATTTCCTAAATCTATCAATATTCGTAGTAATATACAAACTAATCAACTCTGGATTGTATCTGGAGATGCTACCCAACTTCATCAAATTATTCTCAATCTTTGCGTTAATGCCCGCGATGCTATGAGTGATGGCGGGACTTTAACAATTTCGGCTCAGAACATAGTACTTGATAACAACTCTACAATACTCAATCCAGAAGCCAAAGTTGGACGATATATTTTACTTACTATTGCGGATACTGGGTACGGAATTGAACCAGAAATATTAGATCGTATATTTGAGCCATTTTTTACTACAAAAGATATTGGCAAAGGAACAGGGCTTGGTCTTTCTACAGTATTAGGAATTATTAAAAGTCACGGTGGTTTTATAAATGTATCTAGCCAAGTTGGCAAAGGTAGCGAATTTCAAGTTTATTTGCCTGCTATAGATATAACTGAAAGCAAAAAAGCTCCAGAGAATATCACACCAATGTTAAGCGGAAATGGAGAATTAATTTTAGTTGTTGATGATGAACCTGGAATTTGTGAATTCGTATGTGCAACTCTAGAATTGTATAACTACAAAGTGGTGACAGCTAGTGATGGCATTGAGGCGATCGCCATATACGCCCAGCAAAAACAAGATATTAGTGCGGTTCTACTAGATATGATGATGCCAAATATGGATGGTATCACGACTATACGCACATTCAAAAGACTGAATTCGCAAATCAAAATAATTGCTACCAGTGGCTTTGTTGGTAACGATAAAATTGCTGAACTTGCGCGTACAGGAGTTAAAACATTTTTAGCCAAACCCTATAATACAGAGCAATTGTTAAAAATGTTACATACACTTTTAAATTAA
- a CDS encoding PAS domain S-box protein, with the protein MKLTSTDRNTPLILVVDDDKFMRLQLRRAMEQVGYQVVEANNGAEGLTAYENLQPDIVLLDAIMPLMDGFTCCEKLRTLYHQEIATPTPVLMITALDDQESVDRAFDAGANDYITKPIHWAVLRQRVRRMLQENRALEELKQQTEQTRLREEQLRLALDAAQMSTWEWRIPSNLSNSFDSYQELLLNVHPEDHELVRRAFIDALEQDQDYQVEFRVIDADSKINWVAKKGRVFRDRVATPQEYHTGSVVRLTGVQMDITERKQNEEALRQSEARFRTIVDTSQEGIWLIDINANTTYVNQRMAQMLGYTVTEMLGRSLFDFMDAIERAEAINNFARRKQGVNEQHDFRFLRKDGSELWTIISTTALFDQNGQFLSALGMLTDITERKRSEKKFRNKQHY; encoded by the coding sequence ATGAAGCTTACTTCTACAGACAGAAATACTCCCCTCATTTTGGTAGTAGATGACGACAAGTTTATGCGCCTTCAACTGCGCCGAGCAATGGAACAAGTAGGTTATCAAGTCGTAGAGGCAAATAACGGGGCTGAAGGTTTAACAGCTTACGAAAATTTACAGCCAGATATAGTACTGCTAGATGCGATCATGCCATTAATGGATGGCTTTACTTGTTGTGAAAAACTGCGGACTCTCTATCATCAGGAAATAGCTACACCTACACCTGTATTAATGATTACAGCACTTGACGATCAAGAGTCAGTTGATCGAGCTTTTGATGCAGGTGCTAATGATTATATTACTAAACCGATTCATTGGGCAGTACTGCGACAGCGTGTGCGGCGTATGCTTCAAGAAAACCGCGCCCTTGAAGAACTTAAACAACAAACTGAGCAAACACGACTGCGTGAAGAGCAATTGAGACTCGCTTTAGATGCAGCGCAGATGAGTACTTGGGAATGGCGTATTCCAAGTAACTTAAGTAATAGTTTTGATTCCTATCAAGAATTACTGCTCAATGTTCATCCTGAAGACCACGAATTAGTTAGACGAGCATTCATTGATGCACTTGAGCAGGATCAGGACTACCAAGTAGAATTTAGAGTTATTGATGCTGATAGCAAGATTAATTGGGTAGCTAAAAAAGGGCGTGTATTTCGCGATCGCGTAGCGACTCCGCAGGAGTATCACACTGGTTCGGTAGTACGCTTAACTGGTGTACAAATGGATATTACTGAACGCAAACAAAATGAGGAAGCATTAAGGCAAAGCGAGGCAAGGTTTCGCACAATTGTTGATACATCTCAAGAAGGTATTTGGTTAATTGATATTAATGCTAATACTACTTATGTCAACCAGCGCATGGCTCAAATGCTGGGTTATACAGTAACAGAAATGCTCGGTCGTTCACTGTTTGACTTTATGGATGCAATTGAACGTGCCGAAGCAATAAACAACTTTGCACGTCGTAAACAGGGAGTTAATGAGCAGCATGATTTTCGGTTTTTACGAAAAGACGGCTCAGAACTGTGGACAATTATTTCCACAACTGCACTATTTGATCAAAATGGTCAATTTCTAAGTGCGTTGGGAATGCTGACTGATATTACTGAACGCAAACGTTCAGAAAAAAAATTCAGGAACAAGCAGCATTACTAG